The following are encoded together in the Kribbella voronezhensis genome:
- a CDS encoding ROK family glucokinase produces the protein MGLTIGVDVGGTKIAAGVVGADGKIGARTHRDTPANSVDATAAAICEAAAELIADHEVEAVGIGAAGFVSSDRSTVLFAPNLAWRDEPLGARVADVLKVPVVVENDANAAAWGEFAFGAARDVEHMVCITVGTGIGGGVVIGGELLRGANGVAAELGHMRVVPGGHRCGCGARGCIEQYASGSALVREGRAQAESGSLAAAQMLSVCGITDPALLTGPMITQAATAGDPCAVELFDDLGRWLGEGLASIATLFDPATIVIGGGVSAAGDLLLRSATIAFEKNLPAKANRPHPTFGLALLGNDAGIIGAADLARRPAPAPEKHR, from the coding sequence ATGGGACTGACGATCGGCGTTGACGTCGGCGGTACGAAGATCGCGGCGGGGGTGGTCGGCGCCGACGGCAAGATCGGCGCCCGTACCCACCGCGACACCCCGGCGAACTCGGTGGATGCCACCGCCGCCGCCATCTGCGAAGCGGCCGCCGAGCTGATCGCCGACCACGAGGTGGAGGCCGTCGGGATCGGCGCCGCCGGGTTCGTCTCGTCGGACCGCTCGACGGTGCTGTTCGCACCGAATCTCGCCTGGCGCGACGAGCCGCTCGGCGCGCGGGTGGCCGACGTACTCAAGGTTCCTGTGGTGGTGGAGAACGACGCGAACGCGGCGGCCTGGGGCGAGTTCGCCTTCGGCGCCGCCCGGGACGTCGAGCACATGGTCTGCATCACCGTCGGCACCGGGATCGGTGGTGGCGTCGTGATCGGCGGCGAGTTGCTTCGCGGCGCGAACGGTGTGGCCGCGGAACTCGGGCACATGCGCGTCGTACCGGGTGGGCATCGGTGCGGTTGTGGAGCCCGGGGGTGCATCGAGCAGTACGCGTCGGGCAGCGCTCTCGTGCGGGAGGGACGGGCGCAGGCGGAGTCCGGTTCGCTGGCGGCGGCGCAGATGCTGAGCGTCTGCGGGATCACCGATCCGGCCCTGCTGACGGGGCCGATGATCACCCAGGCGGCGACCGCCGGGGATCCTTGCGCAGTCGAGTTGTTCGACGATCTGGGCCGCTGGCTGGGGGAGGGGCTGGCGAGTATCGCGACCCTGTTCGACCCGGCCACGATCGTGATCGGCGGCGGGGTGAGTGCCGCGGGCGACCTGCTGCTGAGGTCGGCCACGATCGCGTTCGAGAAGAACCTGCCGGCCAAGGCGAACCGGCCGCACCCGACGTTCGGGCTGGCGCTGCTCGGCAACGACGCGGGCATCATCGGCGCCGCGGACCTGGCCCGCAGGCCCGCCCCGGCCCCGGAGAAGCACCGGTGA
- a CDS encoding ArsA family ATPase, whose translation MTRVLLYTGKGGVGKTTSAAGTATLAALRGLRTLVLSTDAAHSLSDAFDSAVGGEPTEIDDLLFVQQIDAQRRFERAWGDIQSYLRSVLHEVGVDPIEAEELTVLSGAEEVLALLEVRDHVRSGRWDVIVVDCAPTAETLRLLALPEALNWYMDRILNVERKVARTFRPLLSKAAGIPMPDDSVFDALRRLHRDLADIRALLAGPDASVRLVLTPEAVVVAEARRSLTTLSLYGYRVDGVIANRVFPAAGADNWRRQWVAAQRGILEDVADSFRPLPIWESPYRACEPVGVEELAAFAVEMYGGDDPFARATDETSLWVDRHIDTDGRTYTLTMPLPLATASDLELARHGDDLIITVGSYRRVLPLPAALARAVVAGARLDNGRLQVRFAPREPLAGTTAQELAQGIREQYDAEPAAITEGTR comes from the coding sequence GTGACTCGGGTACTGCTGTACACAGGGAAAGGCGGCGTGGGCAAGACCACGTCGGCGGCCGGCACGGCCACACTCGCCGCGTTACGCGGATTGCGCACGCTGGTGCTGTCGACGGATGCCGCGCACTCGCTGTCGGACGCCTTCGACAGCGCGGTCGGCGGCGAGCCGACCGAGATCGACGACCTGCTGTTCGTCCAGCAGATCGACGCCCAGCGGCGGTTCGAGCGCGCCTGGGGTGACATCCAGTCGTACCTGCGCTCGGTGCTGCACGAGGTCGGCGTCGACCCGATCGAGGCCGAGGAGCTGACCGTGCTCTCGGGCGCCGAGGAGGTGCTCGCGCTGCTCGAGGTGCGCGACCACGTCCGGTCCGGCCGTTGGGACGTCATCGTGGTCGACTGCGCGCCGACCGCCGAGACGCTGCGGTTGCTGGCGCTGCCCGAGGCGCTGAACTGGTACATGGACCGGATCCTCAACGTCGAGCGCAAGGTGGCCCGCACCTTCCGGCCGCTGCTCAGCAAGGCGGCCGGGATCCCGATGCCCGACGACAGCGTGTTCGACGCGTTGCGCCGGCTGCACCGCGACCTTGCCGACATCCGCGCGCTGCTCGCCGGCCCGGACGCCTCCGTCCGTCTTGTACTCACCCCAGAGGCCGTGGTCGTAGCCGAGGCCCGCCGCTCGCTCACCACCCTGTCCCTGTACGGGTACCGCGTCGACGGCGTGATCGCGAACCGGGTGTTCCCCGCCGCCGGTGCCGACAACTGGCGCCGCCAGTGGGTCGCCGCCCAGCGCGGGATCCTCGAAGACGTGGCCGACTCGTTCCGCCCGCTGCCGATCTGGGAGTCGCCGTACCGCGCGTGCGAGCCGGTCGGCGTCGAGGAGCTCGCCGCGTTCGCCGTCGAGATGTACGGCGGCGACGACCCGTTCGCGCGGGCGACGGACGAGACCTCGCTGTGGGTGGACCGCCACATCGACACCGACGGGCGCACCTACACGCTGACCATGCCGTTGCCGTTGGCAACAGCCAGCGACCTCGAACTCGCCCGGCACGGGGACGATCTGATCATCACGGTCGGTTCGTACCGCCGTGTTCTCCCGCTGCCGGCCGCGCTGGCCCGAGCGGTCGTCGCCGGCGCGCGACTCGACAACGGGCGGTTGCAGGTCCGGTTCGCTCCCCGTGAGCCACTGGCCGGTACTACGGCGCAGGAGCTGGCCCAAGGCATTCGCGAGCAGTACGACGCGGAGCCGGCCGCGATCACGGAGGGCACCAGGTGA
- a CDS encoding SRPBCC family protein yields the protein MPSLDISCDDLVVADPAYVAERLGADTLWREWWPELTLTPSERRGREGVRWAVTGAAIGTAEWWLEPVRDGVVVHWYLRVDPAGSTRPRRLRKLKEQYVARYRERLWRFKDELESGRAAGEGRPDSEPAIVSGVGNGASPPAADPSRQNTSRQRRGESMAEQTTSTIVVNATPKAIMAVIADFEAYPEWADSMRETQVLSTDEAGRPKQVRFKVDAGAISDEYTLDYVWSRNEVTWTLVQAKMVKGMDGAYVLRDLGTDGTEVTYRLAVDVAIPMIGMLKRKAEKVIIDTALKGLKKRVES from the coding sequence ATGCCATCGCTCGACATCAGTTGCGACGACTTGGTCGTTGCTGATCCAGCCTACGTCGCGGAGAGGCTGGGCGCGGACACCCTCTGGCGCGAGTGGTGGCCCGAGCTGACCCTGACGCCGTCGGAGCGGCGCGGTCGCGAAGGCGTGCGCTGGGCGGTCACCGGAGCGGCGATCGGTACTGCGGAGTGGTGGCTCGAGCCGGTCCGCGACGGTGTCGTCGTGCACTGGTATCTCCGGGTCGACCCGGCCGGTTCCACGAGACCGCGGCGGCTGCGCAAGCTCAAGGAGCAGTACGTCGCGCGGTACCGCGAGCGGCTCTGGCGGTTCAAGGACGAGCTGGAGTCGGGCCGCGCCGCGGGCGAAGGCAGGCCGGACTCCGAACCCGCGATAGTCTCCGGTGTGGGCAACGGGGCCTCACCACCGGCCGCGGACCCGTCCCGGCAGAACACGTCCCGGCAGCGAAGAGGTGAATCGATGGCAGAGCAGACCACCTCGACCATCGTCGTGAACGCGACTCCGAAGGCGATCATGGCGGTGATCGCGGATTTCGAGGCCTATCCGGAGTGGGCGGACTCGATGCGGGAGACGCAGGTGCTCTCCACCGACGAGGCGGGACGGCCCAAGCAGGTCCGGTTCAAGGTGGACGCCGGGGCGATCTCCGACGAGTACACGCTGGACTACGTGTGGTCCCGCAACGAGGTCACCTGGACGCTGGTCCAGGCCAAGATGGTCAAGGGCATGGACGGCGCCTACGTACTGCGTGATCTCGGCACGGACGGCACCGAGGTGACCTACCGGCTCGCCGTCGACGTGGCGATCCCGATGATCGGGATGCTCAAACGCAAGGCGGAGAAGGTCATCATCGACACGGCCCTGAAGGGGCTCAAGAAGCGCGTCGAGTCCTGA
- a CDS encoding ROK family glucokinase: MALTQALTIGIDIGGTKVAAGVVDPEGNILDRLRRDTPTKDPRETEDAIAEIVHDLESRHDVIAVGIGAAGFVDGTRSSVLFAPHLAWRHEPLRDAVERRLGLPVVVENDANAAAWSEWRFGGGQGESHLVCVTLGTGIGGAILNDGALQRGKFGIAGEFGHMQIVPGGHRCECGNRGCWEQYASGNALTREARELALSNSPVAHNLLRAAEGDPRKINGPMVTELAKDGDPVAVELLEDVGRWLGIGLANLAAALDPGTFVIGGGVSDAGELLLAPAREAFKRTLTGRGFRPEARIVRAVLGPEAGMVGAADLAREEATWLRRVRVKTTAVTAKTAARSGRSARLERAARKSVGRRTGMRTAEPELSKRSAEVQGEPEA, encoded by the coding sequence ATGGCTCTGACACAGGCGCTGACGATCGGGATCGACATCGGCGGCACCAAGGTGGCCGCCGGCGTGGTCGATCCGGAGGGCAACATCCTGGACCGGCTCCGCCGGGACACCCCGACGAAGGACCCGCGCGAGACCGAGGACGCGATCGCCGAGATCGTGCACGACCTCGAGTCGCGGCACGACGTGATCGCGGTCGGGATCGGCGCGGCCGGGTTCGTCGACGGCACGCGCTCGTCCGTCCTGTTCGCACCGCACCTCGCTTGGCGGCACGAGCCGCTGCGCGACGCGGTCGAACGCCGTCTCGGGCTGCCCGTCGTCGTCGAGAACGACGCGAACGCGGCGGCCTGGTCGGAATGGCGGTTCGGCGGCGGTCAAGGCGAGAGCCACCTGGTCTGCGTCACCCTCGGGACCGGGATCGGCGGCGCGATCCTCAACGACGGCGCCTTGCAGCGTGGGAAGTTCGGCATCGCGGGCGAGTTCGGCCACATGCAGATCGTGCCGGGCGGTCACCGGTGCGAGTGCGGCAACCGCGGCTGCTGGGAGCAGTACGCCTCGGGCAACGCGCTGACCCGGGAGGCCCGGGAGCTTGCGCTTTCCAATTCTCCGGTCGCGCACAATCTGCTCCGCGCGGCCGAAGGCGATCCGCGCAAGATCAACGGTCCGATGGTGACCGAGCTGGCCAAGGACGGCGACCCGGTCGCGGTCGAACTGCTCGAGGATGTCGGCCGCTGGCTGGGCATCGGACTGGCCAACCTCGCCGCGGCCCTCGACCCGGGCACCTTCGTGATCGGTGGCGGCGTCTCCGATGCCGGTGAGCTGTTGCTGGCGCCCGCGCGAGAGGCGTTCAAGCGGACGCTGACCGGTCGCGGGTTCCGGCCCGAGGCGCGGATCGTGCGCGCGGTGCTCGGACCCGAGGCGGGCATGGTCGGCGCCGCGGACCTGGCCCGCGAAGAGGCGACCTGGTTGCGCCGGGTCCGGGTGAAGACGACCGCGGTGACGGCGAAGACGGCCGCCCGCAGCGGACGGTCCGCCCGGCTCGAACGGGCCGCGCGCAAGTCGGTCGGCCGGCGTACGGGCATGCGGACGGCGGAACCGGAGTTGTCCAAGCGGTCCGCCGAGGTGCAAGGCGAGCCCGAGGCATGA